TAATATTCAAAAGTTTAGACCCTAAAAATATAAAAGGCATCTTAAAGCATTACTTATAGGATTAGAAAAATGAGATAAATGTCTTATTAAATATAGATTGAATAATTAGTAAAAAATAAAAAAAGAGAAATGAAGATTGAATCTTCAAATCTATTTACCGATGTCTTCAAGTGCAGCACTGATTTGTGCCATGATTTGATCGGTTTTGAAGTGTTGTTGATCCATTGCACCAGATGGACATGCACCTACACAAGTACCACATCCTTTACATAATGCAACGTTGATTTCTGCGTGGTCGTTACCAGCTTCACCAACAATGGAGATAGCTCCGTATGGACATAATTCTACACAAACTTCACATGCACCACATACTAAATCATCAGTACGAGCTACAATAGGTTCGATTTCTACTTCTCCTTTGGACATTGGGATTGCTGCTCTGGATGCTGCAGCTGAACCTTGTGCTACGGAGTCAGGAATATCTTTAGGACCTTGTGCTACACCAGCAACGTATACACCGTCGGTTAAGGTATCAACAGGTCTGAGTTTTGGGTGAGCTTCCATGTAGAATCCGTCACCAGATCTTGAAAGACCTAAGGTTTGTCTTAATTCGTTGGAACCAGCAGGGTTTTCGAGACCAACAGCTAATACAACTAAATCGTAAGTAAATTCAGTTACTTTTCCGATTAAGGTATCTTCTGCTCTGATGGTTAAGGTTCCGTCTTCGTTTTCGAAGATTTGAGCTGGTTTACCTCTTACAAATTCAATACCGTATTTTTCTTGTGAGGTTTTATAGAACTCTTCGAATCCTTTACCGAATGCACGGATATCCATGTAGTAACAGGTTACATCGGTATCTGGTTCGTGGTCAACACATAATTGTGCGTTTTTGAGGGAGTACATACAACATACTCTTGAACAGTAAGGTTTACCGATTTGTTCATCTCTTGAACCTACACAGTGGATGAATGCAACACGTTTAGGGGTTTTACCGTCAGATGGTCTGATTACGTGACCTTCGGTAGGACCTGATGCGTTGATCATTCTTTCAATTTCCATACCAGTAATTACATTGCTGTAACGGCCGTATCCATATTGGTAAATTCCACTAGGGTCGAATGGGTCGTAACCGGTTGCTGCGATAATAGTACCAACTTTTAATTCGATCATTTCTGGTTCTTGTTTGTGGTTTACAGCACCACGTTCACAGATTTGGTCACAAAGCATACATTCAATACAGTAGTTTTTATCAATAGTTGCACATAATGGTACAGCTTGTGGGAATGGGATGTATGCAGCTTTTACCATACCAATACCTTCGTCGTAGTAGTTTGGTATTTCAATAGGACATACTTCTACACAAGATCCACATCCTACACATAATTCTTCATCAATGTATCTTGGTTTTTTCTCTACACCTACAGTGAAGTTTCCAATGTAACCGTCAACGGTTTTTACTTCAGCATAGGTAATTAAGTCAATATTTTCGTGTTTTGCAGTATCTACCATTTTTGGTGCAAGAATACACATGGAACAGTCAAGAGTTGGGAAAGTTTTATCTAATTGTCCCATTCTTCCACCGATGGTTGGGTTTCTTTCTACCATGTAGGTTTGGAAGCCCATGTCAGCTAAATCTAAAGCAGATTGAATACCAGTTACTCCTCCACCAATAACAAGAGCTTTGTTGTCTACTCCTACTTTGGTTGCTTCTAATGGTTCTAATAATCTTGCTTTAGCTACTGCCATACGAGTTAAGTCTTTTGCTTTTTCAGTAGCTGCTTCTGGTTCAGCCATGTGTACCCAAGAGTCTTGTTCTCTTAAGTTAGCAAATTCAAATAAGAATTTGTTTAATCCTGCTTCTTCTACACATCTACGGAAAGTAGGTTCGTGAAGACGAGGGGAACATGCTGCTACAACAACTCTGTTTAAGTTGTGTTCTTTAATGTCTTCTTGGATTAATAATTGACCTGGGTCAGAACACATGTATTTGTAGTCTTTAGCTACTACTACATTAGGTAAACTTCTTGCATATTCAGCTACTTCAGGACAGTTTACGACTCCACCAACGTTTACACCACAGTGGCAAACGTAAACACCGATTCTTAATTCTTCGTTATTATTTTCTGCCATATTTTATTCACCTTGTACAAGTTGTGACATTATCTAAAATATTTTATAAAAAACAGATTAAATTTTAGATAATAATAATGTAGTTAGCACACTCTTATAAAGGTTTCTAAAAAAAACTTGGAGTAAAGTATATATATGATAAATGAAATGAAGCTTTAAAATAACTTAAAAATTAAAACAAAGACAATATAGTCTAATTTAGGTTAATAAAAAAAAAATATTAGGAATGACTAAAAAAACTTTAAATTAAACTAATAATAATTGGCAAAGTTATTAAAGAAAATAACGTATTTGACAATATGCAATCCGAAGTTACGTGATAGTCAAGATCATATGTAATTGCAAGCAACAATGAAAGCATTCCAGAAGGCATTGCAGCTTCAACAATAGCCACATCATACTCCAATCCTGATAGATGGAGAAGAGAAACAATAATACAAGCGATTAAAGGAAAAATAAACAGTTTCACCACAGATGTGAAGGCAATAGATGGGATGTTCTTATGAAGACCATTCAAATTAAGAGCTAAACCTAATGAAATCATAATTAGAGGAATTGCTCCTTGACCCAAATAATTAATTACGTTATCCAACACCGGCCCAATGGGAACATTAAATGCATTCAATAAAATTCCCAGAATAACTGCCCATAAAGCGGGAAAGAGTGCAACTTTTTTTATGGCAACTTTTGAACTGCCTCCAAATTTTAGAATTAAAACAAATGACAATATAATAAAAATGAATAAAGTACCTAAATCAGAGAAAATTGCTCTTAAAAAACCACTATTGCCAAAAATTCCCAAATTAACAGGATATCCCATAAACGCAGTATTTGCAATCATGACAGTGACAACAATACTCCATACCTTCCTATCATCAAAATGAAGACTTTTTAAAATTATATAACTAATAACACCACAAACACATGATGAACCAACAATAACAAAAGGCAAAACACCAAGTTTTGGAATCAGGTTCAAATCAGCAGAATAAAGAGCTGAAAAAATCATACATGGCATTAAAAGATTCATTACCAAGTTATTAAAAGGAGTGACGTCTTTTTCAGACAATAAATTAATTTTTTTAAAAATATAACCTAAAGCAATTAAAATTGAGATAGATAAAATAGTTGTTATAATTGCATCCATTTAATAGAATATATATTTTTTAATATAAAAAGTTTGGATTGTAGAACTAATCTACAATACCATCGTTTGTAATTTTAAATACACATTCACCTTCAGGAAGGTGTGGACTGTCAACCAAACGTGCAATTCTTTTACCAGCAAGTCCTTTTTTAAGCCAAATTCTGTAAGTTGAAGCGTGTCCTAATACATGTCCACCAATAGCCTTAGTAGGACTTCCAAAGAATGAATCTGGTTTTGCTTGAACTTGATTAGTAATGAAAACAGCAATATTATAAGTATTTGCAAGTTGTTGAAGTGCATGTAAGTGTTGGTTTAATTTTTGTTGTCTTACAGCTAAAGATTCACGACCAACATATTCTGCTCTGAAATGAGCCATGAGAGAATCAACAATAACTAATTTAATATTATTGCCTTGTTGGATAAGTTCATTAACCTTTTCAGCCATTAAGATTTGGTGAGAAGAGTTGAATGCACGAGCAATGTGAATATTTTGTAAAACTTCTTCGTGATCTAATTCAAAGCCGTCAGCAATTTGTTCTACTCTTTCTGGACGGAAAGTATTTTCAGTATCAATGAAAACACATTGACCTTCAAGACCTCCTTGTTCAATAGGAAGTTGTACTGTAACAGCCAATTCGTGAGAGATTTGACTTTTACCAGAACCAAATTCTCCAAATACTTCTGTAATTGATTGGGTTTCAATACCTCCACCAATAAGATCATTGAACCCTTGACTTCCTACAGAAATACGGCCTACTTCTTTTCTTCTTTCAAGAACATCATATGCAGTTTCAAAGTCAATCTTTTCAGCTTTACGTGCTGCTTCAATAACTTTTTCTGCAACACCTTCACCAATTTCTGCTTTTACTGATAATTCTTTTGGAGTTGCAGTAGCTAATCTCATCATATCTGCAAAACCTGCATCTCTTAATTTTTCTGCTGTTTTTTCACCGACACTTGGCAAATCTTCTAACTCTACCATAATAATCACCTAGTAATATTTGGATAAAATCTTTTTAGGACTTAATCTCATTTCTTCATTATATTCATCAAAATTAACATTAGCAATAACTTCTACGTTTAAACCGTTTAAATCTTCAATTTTACCTTCTAAAACACCGAAATCATCAGATTCACGAATGACATCAACAATCTCATCAATTGTCATTCCAAGTAACTCTTCTGCCAATTTATTAAAGAAAGTAATTGAAATTTCTTCACCATCTTCATCTTCAAGTCTTGCAGGAATCATTAAAAGATGTTTAGGTTCATCTATTTCCTCTCCACAATAATCGCAGACATATTCATCCTCACCGAATTCCTCAATTGTGTTGTTACAATGAGGACATTTAGTAATTAGTACCCTATTGTTAGATGGATCTCTAATAGTTCCACTTATACGAATATTGGAATCATTTTCTTCTAGAGTTCCTATTGTTCTGGATTGGTAGATCATTTCTTCCAATTCTTCAAATGAAGGCAAGTTTTCAATTTCAGATTCTGAAGGTACTAAAATAGAAGTAGCCCTATTAGTTTGTAGTTCAATTCTGTTGTCATTGTCATTATATACAACTCTTGGATTTTCAATTTTAATTGCTTCACCTATTTCAAAATCCAACATTGCATTAGAATCCCATAAAACAACTTTAATACTGCCAGTTAAATCTGCAATTTCAATATTTCTAACAACTCCCTTTCTTCCATCTTGTCTTTCAAATTCACGAGGTTCGTTAATATCAATTATTCTTGCAATAATACGTGTTTTACCTTCTTCGTATTCATCATCCTCATCAATTTCGTCAATGGACTTAGTTGTGTAAAGCATTTCTTCTATAATTTCAAAGGATGGTAAAGCATATGCATCCTCTTCTGATAATTTTATGATTCTTGATGTGGAACCTACATTTAATTCAACTGCATGCATTCCCATTTTAGTTCTGGCATTTTCAATTAAATATGCTTCACCAGGAGTAAATTCATAATCTGCTTTTTCTCCCCATAATGCCAATCTTACTTCCCCAGTACCATCTGAGAAATCAACAGAACGTACAATTCCTACAGTACCATCATCTCTTTGGAATTCGTTAATATCGAAAACAGACACTATTCTACCCATAACATCAACTTCTTCACCATCTTCATCGAATTCCTGAAGATCGCTAATGCTTATTGGATGCATTTGTTGTATAATTTCATCAAATATCAATCTTTCATCTTCAGATATATTATCCGGATTTATTGATATTTGGGTTGTCCAATTAGTATTTGCTGAGTAGCCAGATTTAGTGTAATCATCAAATCTAATTTTTGCACCAATGATTTTTACAATATCTCCTTTATTAATAGGCAAATCTGTATCATCACCCCAAAGAGTTACTCTAATTGAACCTGTTTCATCACCTATTTCAAATGAACGAAGCTTTCCGTCACTACCATCATTTCTTGTAAATGTTTTAATGTCCTGAATTTTGGTTACGACACCTAAAAGATTAACATCATCTCCTTCTTGAACTTCGCCAATTTTAGTAATAGGGTTTGAGAAATCTGGAAGATCGTAATCTCCTTTAATAATTCTTCCATCCCAATGGGACAATGAAAGTTCCCCATCTCTTCCTTCACGAACTTGCGCTTTTAATATTTTAACAGTGTCTTCATCCTCAAGACCTAAAGTTTTAATTAAATAAACATTATTATTCCATAAAGTGTAAGATATCTCACCAGTATCATCTCTAAGTTCAAGGGATGCAACTTTACCGTCTTTACCATTCTTTTCATATGTTCTTACGGTTGGAATTCTAGTAATTCTTGCAATGACATTGACTTCTTCATCAGATACGTCAATATCTCCAATTTTGGTAATTTCTTCTTCATATACTGGAAATTCAGGGAAATCGCCTTTCAAGACATTTACAGTGGAATTTGATCTTAAACTAGCTTCGAGTTTTCCGCTGTAATCGCTTCTTTTTATTCCAACGTTGTTAATTTGAATTACGTCCCCTTCATTAAACCTTTTCATGAGTTTTATATTAATACTCCAGAAGGTTGCTCTAATAGAACCTGTATCGTCAGCAATTTCAACATTAGCTAGTTGACCTTCTTTACCTCTGCTGTTTTTAAAAACTTTAGGGTTGCTTATAGACATTACCCTTCCAGAAATAGCAGTAGTTTGATCGCTTCTGTCTGTTTCGGCCAAATCAGCGATTTTTGTTCTAGTATATTCTTCATCCTCATAATCATCAGATTCTTCTTTTTCGGTGTCAGGAACTGTTTCATTATAGACTAACTCCGCCAAATCTTCTTCAGTCATGAAAGGATTATTTTCATTTTCTTTTCTATGAAACTCCATTCTTTCCTCAAATTTCTCTTCAGAAATGAAGTCTTTAATCTCTTCATAAAATTTTTTACGTATTTCATCGTCCATACCAAACCCTCACGATATCAATTAATATACTATATACTATTTGACTATATAAAACCTAATAGATAGAGCATTTGAAAAGTAATATATGAAAAATAAAAAAATCAATATGCATTAGGATTTTTCTTTAAAATGGTCTTAATCATAATACCAAGGTCTAATCCCATATGCCAGTGCTCTACATATTCAATATCATACTCTATACGTTTTTTAATAGAAGTATTACCTCTACAACCATGAATTTGAGCCCAGCCAGTCAGTCCAGGTTTAACTTGATGTTTAATCATGTATTTTGGTATTTTTTCTTTAAATTCATTAACAAAATATGGCCTTTCCGGTCTAGGACCTACAACACTCATCTCACCTTTTAAAACATTGAAAAATTGAGGCAATTCATCAATACTTGTCTTTCTAATAAAAGATCCTATTTTTGTTTTTCTAGGATCATCTTTTGTTGTCCATTCATGTTTCTCCTCATTAGGATCCTGAACCTTCATACTTCTAAACTTGTACATCATGAATGATTTTCCATTATGGCCAATTCTTTCCTGTTTAAAAATAATTGGCCCTTTTGATGTTAGTTTAATAGCTATTGCAGTAAAAATCATAATAGGAGAAGTTATAATAATAGCTATAATTGCAATAATATAATCAGAAACTGTTTTAAGAACTTTATTGAATGCATCATTCAAAGGAACATATCTGATGTTGATAATCGGCATGTCTTCAATCATGTCTATGGAAGGTCTTGCAGGGAAATATTGATAATAATCCGGAATAATCTCCGCTTTTATCCCCACCTTTTCACAGCTAGCTACAAGGCTATCAATCTTATAATAATATTTTAATGGGATAGCTAAAACAACCCTATCAAAATCGTTATTTTCAAGTACCTCTTCCAAATCATTAAAACTGCCAATAATCTTACTTCCTTCTATTTCTAACCCCACCCTATCTTTACGGCCTAAAAATCCACTGATTTTAAAACCCAAATATGGATTGTTGCGAATTTTTTGGGCGAAGTTAAATGCAAGATCATTGTCTCCAACAACAAGGATATGTTTTTGATTTTTGTTATTGGAACGAATACGCTTTAAAATACTTCTTAATACAAATCTCTCAATAATACCAAAGAATGTGGCAATGATAGCTAAAAGTATTAATAATATTCTAGAAAAGTTAGGTTCATTGATAATAAACAAAACAGCTACAAGAACAATAAATGCAACTATATTTACCTTTATGATTCCTGTTGCTTCTTTAAATATTGTTCTATGAGATCTGAATGGTTTATACAAACCAAAAGAGAAGTATAGTATTAAATATGTTGGAATAACAGCAAGTATAAGAAAAATCAAATATTGTTCGAAACTTAAGTGTCCTCCAATAGGCCCAAATAATGTAGTTTTAAAACGTAATAACCATGCGCACAATAATGAAAAAGACAACATCAATACGTCAATTAAAACTAAAAGCAAATTGAAAGCTTTTTGATTCTGTTTTATCATAGTAATACTACACCCTTAACTACTATTTTTATTAAAATACTAATTAATTTTTTCTTTTAAACAAGTTTAAAAATAGCTTTGAAAAACATAATAAAGCTATACCTAAAAATACAGTAATATTCATGAAAAATGAATTATCATTATATAAATGTTTTTTATAGTAAATATACATTGCCCTATAAAATTCATATATCAGCTTGGATTTTTGCTTTTTGCTGCTGGCTCCTTTATAATGGAGTATCTCGGATTGACCGTAATAGATGATTTTCCATCCGTTCTGCTTTATTCTATAACAGAGATCAATATCTTCACCATACATGAAAAATGTCTCATCAAGAAGGCCTGAATCCTGCAAAGCTTCCCTTCTTATAAACATGAAGGCTCCTGTAAGGCAATCAATTTCATATATCCCATCGTCGTCAAGATTATCCAAATTATAGTCATTGTGATTGGTTTTTATATAGAATAATCTTGAAAACGCATTGGCGGGATTTGGAAATGATCTTTTGCAAGCCTTATCCAATTCCCCGTTTTCCAGAAGCACCTTACATCCTACCGCCCCTACATCCTGATGTTTTTCCATATAATTATAAATATTTTCAAGAGTGTTCTTTTTAATAATTGTATCTGAGTTTAAAAGTAGTATGTATCTCCCTTTAGATTGTTTAATTGCAATGTTGTTGCCTGCAGCAAAACCTAAATTTTCATCTGACTTTATGAATTTGACACTTGTATCTTTAAAGAAATTCTTAAGCTTTGATAAGCTATCGTCTGTTGAATTGTTATCAGTAACAATGATTTCAACTGTAAAAGGATAGTCATATTTTAGAATTGAGTTAATAGTGTCTCTTGTAAGCTCAAATGTATTATAATTTACAATTATAACAGAAAGATCCATATTATCACTTTAAAAGTTTGAATGTGTTTTTTATTAATTGGCCTTCAATCTTAAAATAGTTCTTGATATTTTTAGATTTGAATTTTACTTTATTAATTTTTTCTTTATTATCCAAGCCTTCCCGAAGGCCCTTAAGATAAATGTCCCCATACCCTTTTCTTTTGAAGAACAAATATTTGATTAAAAAACCCAAAATTAAAAATCCGATATTCAAAATCTTTTGTGGAATTGGCAGATTTTTATAAACCACCCAAACGTTATTTCTTGCAGCCAGCCTAATTTTAAATTCATTGTATCTGCTACCGGAAGTTCCGCTTCCCTTATGATAAACAATGGCCTTTGGACAGTAGACATTTCTATACCCGTTGATTTTGGCCCTATATGACAAATCCACATCTTCCATATATGCAAAGAAGTTTTCGTCAAACAATCCTATTTCATCTAATATTGATTTTCTATAAAGTGCAGCTCCGGCACAACTTGAAAAAACTTCACAAACCTCATTGAATTCGCTTGATGGTTTGTTATCACCTATTTTTTGAGTATATGCAAGTAAAGTGTAGCTATCCCCCGCATCATCAATCAGATTAGGATAGTCCATTTGAATCATCTTTGATGAAAGAGAAAATATTCTTTCATCGGTTTTTATTAGTTTCAACAGCTCTTCAATGGTATCCGATTCCAGTTTTACATCATTGTTTAAAGAGAATACATAAGGATATTTGGAAGCTTCAATAGCCTGATTTGTTGCCTTTGCAAAGCCCAGATTTTCCTTGTTTTCAATCAGCTTAAAGTCAAAATCCTTTGGATATTTCTTGATAAACTCTACGCTATTGTCACTGGATCCATTATCTACCATTATAACTTCTCCAATGTATTTAGAATTTAAATTAAGAGAATCAAAATAGTCTTTTAAGAATTTTTCACCATTAAAATTAGGAGTTACTACAGAAACTTTCATTCAATTCCATCCTTAAAGGTTTTCCATGCTCTATAATATAATTTTGGATTTAGTAAGAATAATTTTATTTTAAATCTAAATTTACTTTCTCCTTTAAAATTTTTAAGTTTTATTAGTAGATCTAATTGTTTCATTACATTCATTAATTGATTAAATTCATAGTCATGATAAAAGAAATACATCAGATTTCCAAAAATCGCTTTTGGAATTCTGTTTGTTATGATTAATTCAGCCAAATCGTTTAAATTGTTTTTTTCGTAATATCTGGCCAGATTTTCAAAAATATCAACAATTTCAAACCGTTTAAAGTCCGCTTTACCAGTTGCTGAATTCTCTCTTTGCCTGTAGAAATAAGTCGGTTTTGGGCAAATTCCCAAGACATTTGCATTTATTAGATTTTTCAGAACAAATTCGGTATCCTCACCATAAATTGCATTTTCATTGAATTTTTCTGTTATTAATTCTTTTTTATACATTATTTGACAAAAACTAAATGGAATATTCATAGTAAGCTCTAATTTTATTAAATCTTTTGATGAAATTCTGTTTTTACCGTCAATAGAAAGATACAATTCCTGATCACCGACAATTTCACCCTTTTCGGTAATCTTAAGCATTTCCGTAAAGCTCCCATCATTACCATTAGCATTTTCAAATAAGCAACTTATATGATTTTTAGCTATTATATCGTCATCATCGACAAAAATGACGTATTGTCCTTTTGCATTTTCAATTCCAACATTACGAGCATGACTTACTCCATTATTTTCTTGATTTATAATAGTATAATATATTTTTGAATCTTTTAAAGTGTTTTTTATAATATCCAGGCTATTATCAACTGATCCATCATTAACAATTATCAATTCAAAACTATTAAAATCCTGATTAATGACTGAATCCAATGTTTCTGATATATATTTAGAAGAATTATAAACTGGAATGATAACACTCACATCAATATTCATAATAATGCCCCATTATTTTAAAAGTAAATCTACAATCCTCTCAGATGATTTGCCGTCAATCCTATCAAATTGATTTTCTAAAAACTTGGAATTATTGATTTTGAAATCCTTGCTTTCGATGCATCCAATTAACTCATCACTGGTCTTCACAACCTTTCCTGGAGACATCTCATCAAAATCAAAATAGAATCCCCTTT
The genomic region above belongs to Methanobrevibacter sp. and contains:
- a CDS encoding glycosyltransferase family 2 protein: MKVSVVTPNFNGEKFLKDYFDSLNLNSKYIGEVIMVDNGSSDNSVEFIKKYPKDFDFKLIENKENLGFAKATNQAIEASKYPYVFSLNNDVKLESDTIEELLKLIKTDERIFSLSSKMIQMDYPNLIDDAGDSYTLLAYTQKIGDNKPSSEFNEVCEVFSSCAGAALYRKSILDEIGLFDENFFAYMEDVDLSYRAKINGYRNVYCPKAIVYHKGSGTSGSRYNEFKIRLAARNNVWVVYKNLPIPQKILNIGFLILGFLIKYLFFKRKGYGDIYLKGLREGLDNKEKINKVKFKSKNIKNYFKIEGQLIKNTFKLLK
- a CDS encoding CoB--CoM heterodisulfide reductase iron-sulfur subunit A family protein; its protein translation is MAENNNEELRIGVYVCHCGVNVGGVVNCPEVAEYARSLPNVVVAKDYKYMCSDPGQLLIQEDIKEHNLNRVVVAACSPRLHEPTFRRCVEEAGLNKFLFEFANLREQDSWVHMAEPEAATEKAKDLTRMAVAKARLLEPLEATKVGVDNKALVIGGGVTGIQSALDLADMGFQTYMVERNPTIGGRMGQLDKTFPTLDCSMCILAPKMVDTAKHENIDLITYAEVKTVDGYIGNFTVGVEKKPRYIDEELCVGCGSCVEVCPIEIPNYYDEGIGMVKAAYIPFPQAVPLCATIDKNYCIECMLCDQICERGAVNHKQEPEMIELKVGTIIAATGYDPFDPSGIYQYGYGRYSNVITGMEIERMINASGPTEGHVIRPSDGKTPKRVAFIHCVGSRDEQIGKPYCSRVCCMYSLKNAQLCVDHEPDTDVTCYYMDIRAFGKGFEEFYKTSQEKYGIEFVRGKPAQIFENEDGTLTIRAEDTLIGKVTEFTYDLVVLAVGLENPAGSNELRQTLGLSRSGDGFYMEAHPKLRPVDTLTDGVYVAGVAQGPKDIPDSVAQGSAAASRAAIPMSKGEVEIEPIVARTDDLVCGACEVCVELCPYGAISIVGEAGNDHAEINVALCKGCGTCVGACPSGAMDQQHFKTDQIMAQISAALEDIGK
- the radA gene encoding DNA repair and recombination protein RadA, which codes for MVELEDLPSVGEKTAEKLRDAGFADMMRLATATPKELSVKAEIGEGVAEKVIEAARKAEKIDFETAYDVLERRKEVGRISVGSQGFNDLIGGGIETQSITEVFGEFGSGKSQISHELAVTVQLPIEQGGLEGQCVFIDTENTFRPERVEQIADGFELDHEEVLQNIHIARAFNSSHQILMAEKVNELIQQGNNIKLVIVDSLMAHFRAEYVGRESLAVRQQKLNQHLHALQQLANTYNIAVFITNQVQAKPDSFFGSPTKAIGGHVLGHASTYRIWLKKGLAGKRIARLVDSPHLPEGECVFKITNDGIVD
- a CDS encoding glycosyltransferase family 2 protein, which codes for MNIDVSVIIPVYNSSKYISETLDSVINQDFNSFELIIVNDGSVDNSLDIIKNTLKDSKIYYTIINQENNGVSHARNVGIENAKGQYVIFVDDDDIIAKNHISCLFENANGNDGSFTEMLKITEKGEIVGDQELYLSIDGKNRISSKDLIKLELTMNIPFSFCQIMYKKELITEKFNENAIYGEDTEFVLKNLINANVLGICPKPTYFYRQRENSATGKADFKRFEIVDIFENLARYYEKNNLNDLAELIITNRIPKAIFGNLMYFFYHDYEFNQLMNVMKQLDLLIKLKNFKGESKFRFKIKLFLLNPKLYYRAWKTFKDGIE
- a CDS encoding glycosyltransferase family 2 protein, encoding MDLSVIIVNYNTFELTRDTINSILKYDYPFTVEIIVTDNNSTDDSLSKLKNFFKDTSVKFIKSDENLGFAAGNNIAIKQSKGRYILLLNSDTIIKKNTLENIYNYMEKHQDVGAVGCKVLLENGELDKACKRSFPNPANAFSRLFYIKTNHNDYNLDNLDDDGIYEIDCLTGAFMFIRREALQDSGLLDETFFMYGEDIDLCYRIKQNGWKIIYYGQSEILHYKGASSKKQKSKLIYEFYRAMYIYYKKHLYNDNSFFMNITVFLGIALLCFSKLFLNLFKRKN
- a CDS encoding undecaprenyl-phosphate glucose phosphotransferase, producing the protein MIKQNQKAFNLLLVLIDVLMLSFSLLCAWLLRFKTTLFGPIGGHLSFEQYLIFLILAVIPTYLILYFSFGLYKPFRSHRTIFKEATGIIKVNIVAFIVLVAVLFIINEPNFSRILLILLAIIATFFGIIERFVLRSILKRIRSNNKNQKHILVVGDNDLAFNFAQKIRNNPYLGFKISGFLGRKDRVGLEIEGSKIIGSFNDLEEVLENNDFDRVVLAIPLKYYYKIDSLVASCEKVGIKAEIIPDYYQYFPARPSIDMIEDMPIINIRYVPLNDAFNKVLKTVSDYIIAIIAIIITSPIMIFTAIAIKLTSKGPIIFKQERIGHNGKSFMMYKFRSMKVQDPNEEKHEWTTKDDPRKTKIGSFIRKTSIDELPQFFNVLKGEMSVVGPRPERPYFVNEFKEKIPKYMIKHQVKPGLTGWAQIHGCRGNTSIKKRIEYDIEYVEHWHMGLDLGIMIKTILKKNPNAY
- a CDS encoding OB-fold nucleic acid binding domain-containing protein, translated to MDDEIRKKFYEEIKDFISEEKFEERMEFHRKENENNPFMTEEDLAELVYNETVPDTEKEESDDYEDEEYTRTKIADLAETDRSDQTTAISGRVMSISNPKVFKNSRGKEGQLANVEIADDTGSIRATFWSINIKLMKRFNEGDVIQINNVGIKRSDYSGKLEASLRSNSTVNVLKGDFPEFPVYEEEITKIGDIDVSDEEVNVIARITRIPTVRTYEKNGKDGKVASLELRDDTGEISYTLWNNNVYLIKTLGLEDEDTVKILKAQVREGRDGELSLSHWDGRIIKGDYDLPDFSNPITKIGEVQEGDDVNLLGVVTKIQDIKTFTRNDGSDGKLRSFEIGDETGSIRVTLWGDDTDLPINKGDIVKIIGAKIRFDDYTKSGYSANTNWTTQISINPDNISEDERLIFDEIIQQMHPISISDLQEFDEDGEEVDVMGRIVSVFDINEFQRDDGTVGIVRSVDFSDGTGEVRLALWGEKADYEFTPGEAYLIENARTKMGMHAVELNVGSTSRIIKLSEEDAYALPSFEIIEEMLYTTKSIDEIDEDDEYEEGKTRIIARIIDINEPREFERQDGRKGVVRNIEIADLTGSIKVVLWDSNAMLDFEIGEAIKIENPRVVYNDNDNRIELQTNRATSILVPSESEIENLPSFEELEEMIYQSRTIGTLEENDSNIRISGTIRDPSNNRVLITKCPHCNNTIEEFGEDEYVCDYCGEEIDEPKHLLMIPARLEDEDGEEISITFFNKLAEELLGMTIDEIVDVIRESDDFGVLEGKIEDLNGLNVEVIANVNFDEYNEEMRLSPKKILSKYY
- a CDS encoding AEC family transporter yields the protein MDAIITTILSISILIALGYIFKKINLLSEKDVTPFNNLVMNLLMPCMIFSALYSADLNLIPKLGVLPFVIVGSSCVCGVISYIILKSLHFDDRKVWSIVVTVMIANTAFMGYPVNLGIFGNSGFLRAIFSDLGTLFIFIILSFVLILKFGGSSKVAIKKVALFPALWAVILGILLNAFNVPIGPVLDNVINYLGQGAIPLIMISLGLALNLNGLHKNIPSIAFTSVVKLFIFPLIACIIVSLLHLSGLEYDVAIVEAAMPSGMLSLLLAITYDLDYHVTSDCILSNTLFSLITLPIIISLI